CAAGCACGGGGGCAGGCGATGACAAGCGCGAACGAAGACATCCCTGTCGAAGGGGCCGAGCGGATCATGGCCGTGGCGCATCGCCTGGCCGACGCGGCCCGGATCGAGACCCTGGGCCTGTTCCGCAGTCCCGGGCTGCATCCCGACAACAAGGCGGGCACCGGCTTCGACCCGGTGACCGAGGCCGACCGGGCCAGCGAGCGCGCCATGCGCGCGATCCTGGCCGCCGAGCGCCCCGAGGATGCGATCCTGGGCGAGGAATACGGCGTCCAGAACGGACAGAGCGGCCTGACCTGGGTTCTGGACCCGATCGACGGCACCCGCGCCTTCATCTGCGGCGCGCCCAGCTGGGGCGTGCTGATCGGTCTCTCGGATGTCGGGGGGCCGATCTATGGCATCGTCGACCAGCCGCATCTGGACGAGCGTTTCGAGGGCGGCTTCGGCCGCGCCCGGCTGATCTCGCGCGCGGGCGAGCAGGCGCTGGCCACGCGCCGGGGCGTGGCGCTGGCGCAGGCCACGCTGCTGACCACCTATCCCGAGGTCGGCAACCCGACCGAGCATAC
This portion of the Paracoccus sp. N5 genome encodes:
- the hisN gene encoding histidinol-phosphatase, with amino-acid sequence MTSANEDIPVEGAERIMAVAHRLADAARIETLGLFRSPGLHPDNKAGTGFDPVTEADRASERAMRAILAAERPEDAILGEEYGVQNGQSGLTWVLDPIDGTRAFICGAPSWGVLIGLSDVGGPIYGIVDQPHLDERFEGGFGRARLISRAGEQALATRRGVALAQATLLTTYPEVGNPTEHTAFRRVADRVQLIRYGLDCYAYALLAAGHVDLVIEAGLQPYDVAAPIALVRAAGGTVTDWQGGPAHHGGTILAAGSAELHAEALALLNRD